One Rosa chinensis cultivar Old Blush chromosome 3, RchiOBHm-V2, whole genome shotgun sequence DNA window includes the following coding sequences:
- the LOC112195369 gene encoding protein virilizer homolog isoform X2: protein MGRPEPCVLFAHTFDHPHLDEYVDEVLFAEPIVITACEFLEHNTSSASQAVPLLGATLPPSFALEVFVQCEGETRFRRLCQPFLYSPSSSNVLEVEAVVTNHLVVRGSYRSLSLVIYGNTAEDLGQFNIEFDDSSITNLVSSAEGKLEDLPLALHSTNLTIEDSLSALNTLSLPVTASDLSIEVKQLLQLMLKVCKLPNLGDALHKIVSTVVSAATCYVTCSWGRSSDSEEPHNVLSEARTELIQLYKSFKEESGNASDESLEDCNFFDSKADLVTSKQLVDWLSQYFCFNRDFSSVGHHQLPQDTNVMLGLSVALLLCSGRVSCFHFVSGGGMEQLVHVFSRDKQNTTATTLLLLGVVEKATQHSFGCEGFLGWWPREDENIPSGVSDGYSRLLNLLLQKQRHDVASCATYVLHRLRFYEVTSRFECAALSVLGGLSTVGRVTSDTLDMLICAKSQLKKLLKLITSRGPIEDPSPVARATRKLILGQTEGLLSYKASSNLMASSNCCFSNRDIDLHLLDLLKERGFLPLAVALLSSSILRSEVGRAMDLFVEITSSIEAIILSLLFCRSGLIFLLQHPELSATIIHALRGGDNVNKDVCLPLRYASVSISKGFFSIPQEVGMIVGMHLRVVNAIDRLLTAAPNTEEFLWVLWELCALARSDCGRQALLALGYFPEAVKILIEALHSAKEPEPLTKNRASPLNLAIFHSAAEIFEVIVSDSTASSLGSWIGHVTELHRALHSSSPGSNRKDAPTRMLEWIDAGVVYHKNGVTGLIRYAAVIASGGDAHLTSTTPLVSDLTDAENVIGDPCGGSDVNVMENLGKFISDKTFDGVTLRDSSVAQLTTAFRILAFISENSTVAATLYDEGAIAIIYAVLVNCRFMLERSSNSYDYLVDEGTECNSTSDLLLERNREQSLVDLMVPTLVLLINLLQKLKEVQEQHRNTKLLNALLRLHREVSPKLAACAADLSSPYPDSALGFGAICHLLVSALACWPVYGWTPGLFHSLLASVQVTSLLALGPKETCSLLCLLNDLFPEEGVWLWKDGMPLLSALRKLSVGTLLGPEKERQVNWYLNPAHLEKLLSQLTQHLDKIAQIIQHYAISELVVIQDMLRVFIIRVACQKSESCSVLLRPIFSWIRDHAYELSSPSDMDAYKVYRYLDFLASLLEHPRAKALLLKEGAIRMLTRVLDSCLGATDTDEIQILAGRSSAKSGFSLLSWCLPVFKSFSLMFISQPSLCNDLHKFANVGTEESIMILKYLLRFCQVLSAGKELLACLTAFKELGSCNEGQSALAAAFYGPHYIVEDHEAYKGHEKDGNCNSGLPNESEWRKCPPLLCCCKNLLRSADSNNGLSSYAIDAVNALCMGSFWFCLDGERLNPDRVIAVKFLFGLPDDITSTNGVAEENLNYIHELICVLKTIADDHIADSDIQIPLYQVLESAKSLMLLLQKPSSLLKMDDIFSNDSVPVLPNVLVSSKIHLISDGGAEMTGDYLYQGALGDQFQWECPETLPDRLSQSNLSGKRKMSSLDGPNRRARGENSVAEITTQNAFVRGLGSTTASSGPTRRDTFRQRKPNTSRPPSMHVDDYVARERNDGVSNSNVIAVQRVGSSGGRPPSIHVDEFMARQRERQNPLSTVVGDATIQVKSATPVNDSAMEKFNKPKQLKADPDDDLQGIDIVFDGEESEPDDKLPFPQPDDNLQQPAPVVVEQSSPHSIVEETESDIHSTPLTSNMDENTQSEFSSRMSGSRPEMPLTREPSVSSDKKYFEHSDESKNPTLVKASSGFESAAAANSPRFTVFGYNNSSGSSAQLPVDSRMNPQNFFPKNSSQHVGNVPIATGSPGFYDPRFLPNQPPLPPMPPPSTVAALITQTSDSVPSQSSPFVNSMNEGQQPSTAYQIRSDYPSAFNNGSTSRSSISSPSGGARPPPPLPPTPPPFSSSPYNMTPNRTSIAQSTVYNQTSVGTTELPQGSTAPSGARVNAYSPPALVPHMVFSRPGSNSMTIYGHVPTQLQGDNPNMVQNLSAPQSSMQSIHTGGQLQPLQPPQLPRPPQPPQHLRPPIQASQHLEQGSLQSPVPMHSLQMLQQPMVSPMQAYYQSQQQEFAHIQQQVDHSQPQVLPQLGDATSQQQQDPGMSLQEYFKSPEAIQSLLGDREKLCQVLEQHPKLMQMLQEKLGAQL from the exons GCTGTTGTAACTAATCATCTGGTTGTAAGGGGGAGCTACCGTAGTCTGAGTTTGGTTATATACGGAAACACGGCAGAAGATCTGGGACAATTCAACATTGAATTTGATGATAGCTCCATAACTAATCTTGTTAGCTCTGCTGAGGGGAAGCTTGAAGACCTCCCTCTGGCTTTACATTCAACTAATCTGACAATTGAGGACTCACTATCAGCTCTGAATACTTTATCTTTACCTGTTACAGCATCAGATTTATCTATTGAAGTTAAGCAATTATTACAGTTAATGTTGAAGGTTTGTAAGTTACCCAATCTAGGGGATGCATTGCATAAAATAGTTAGCACTGTAGTGTCAGCTGCCACTTGTTATGTGACTTGCTCCTGGGGCAGATCTAGTGACTCTGAAGAGCCACACAATGTTCTTAGTGAGGCCAGAACAGAGCTTATTCAACTCTATAAATCCTTTAAAGAGGAATCAGGGAATGCATCAGATGAATCATTGGAAGACTGCAATTTTTTTGACTCTAAGGCTGATTTAGTAACTTCCAAACAGTTGGTGGATTGGTTAAGTCAGTACTTTTGCTTTAATAGGGACTTTTCAAGTGTTGGACATCACCAACTTCCACAG GATACAAATGTCATGCTGGGATTGAGTGTGGCTCTTCTTTTGTGCTCTGGAAGAGTGAGCTGCTTTCACTTTGTAAGTGGTGGGGGAATGGAGCAGCTTGTACATGTCTTCAGTCGTGATAAGCAGAATACTACCGCAACAACATTACTTCTACTTGGAGTTGTTGAGAAGGCTACTCAGCATTCTTTTGGATGTGAAGGATTTTTAGGTTGGTGGCCTCGTGAAGATGAAAATATTCCATCTGGTGTCAGTGATGGTTACAGTAGATTGTTGAATTTGTTGTTGCAAAAACAGCGTCATGACGTTGCTTCATGTGCAACTTATGTCCTTCATCGCTTAAGATTTTATGAGGTTACTTCAAGATTTGAG TGTGCAGCTTTGTCTGTATTGGGAGGTCTCTCTACTGTTGGTAGGGTCACAAGTGATACTTTGGACATGCTTATCTGTGCAAAATCGCAACTTAAAAAGCTCTTG AAATTGATAACTTCACGTGGTCCAATTGAAGATCCTTCCCCTGTTGCtcgtgcaaccagaaaattgaTTCTTGGTCAAACTGAAGGTTTGTTGTCATATAAAGCATCCAGTAACTTGATGGCTTCATCAAATTGTTGTTTCTCAAATCGGGATATCGACTTGCATTTGTTGGATCTTCTCAAG GAGCGGGGATTTCTTCCTCTAGCAGTTGCACTATTGTCGTCATCCATATTACGTTCAGAAGTAGGACGTGCTATGGACTTATTTGTGGAAATTACATCATCTATTGAGGCCATTATTCTTTCCCTTCTGTTTTGTCGCTCAG GCCTAATTTTCCTGCTACAGCACCCTGAACTTTCCGCAACTATAATACATGCCCTAAGGGGTGGTGATAATGTGAACAAGGATGTGTGTCTTCCTCTTCGATATGCATCTGTTTCCATATCCAAAGGATTCTTTTCCATTCCACAGGAGGTTGGAATGATTGTTGGGATGCATTTGAGGGTG GTTAACGCCATAGATCGTTTGCTTACTGCGGCTCCAAACACTGAAGAATTTTTATGGGTGTTGTGGGAACTATGTGCTCTTGCAAG GTCTGACTGTGGACGCCAGGCACTGTTGGCTTTGGGATATTTTCCAGAG GCTGTTAAAATTTTGATTGAAGCATTACATTCTGCCAAGGAACCGGAGCCGCTTACTAAAAATA GAGCCTCACCGTTAAATCTTGCGATATTTCACTCAGCTGCTGAGATCTTTGAAGTTATTGTTTCTGATTCAACTGCATCTTCTCTTGGATCCTGGATTGGACATGTTACGGAGCTCCATAGGGCTTTACATTCCTCTTCTCCAGGGTCAAATAGGAAAGATGCCCCCACACGGATGTTGGAATGGATAGATGCTGGAGTAGTATATCATAAAAATGGAGTTACAGGTCTTATACGATATGCTGCTGTGATAGCTTCTGGAGGAGATGCCCACTTGACTTCAACCACCCCTCTAGTGTCAGATCTAACAGATGCAGAAAATGTTATTGGAGATCCTTGTGGTGGTTCAGATGTTAATGTTATGGAGAATCTTGGAAAATTCATCTCTGACAAGACTTTTGATGGTGTGACTCTTCGTGACTCTTCTGTAGCACAGTTGACAACAGCATTTCGCATTTTGGCTTTCATTTCAGAGAATTCG ACTGTTGCTGCTACTCTATATGATGAGGGAGCAATAGCTATAATCTATGCAGTTTTGGTCAACTGTAGGTTTATGCTTGAGAGGTCCTCGAACAGTTATg ATTACCTTGTTGATGAGGGCACAGAATGCAACTCTACATCAGATTTACTGCTGGAACGTAATCGTGAGCAGAGTTTAGTTGATCTTATGGTTCCAACTCTTGTGTTGTTGATCAATTTATTGCAGAAATTGAAG GAGGTACAAGAGCAGCACAGGAATACCAAATTGTTGAATGCGCTTCTACGATTGCACCGAGAAGTAAG TCCAAAACTAGCCGCATGTGCTGCAGACTTATCTTCTCCTTATCCTGATTCTGCCCTTGGGTTTGGAGCTATCTGCCATCTTCTTGTTTCAGCACTTGCTTGTTGGCCAGTCTATGGCTGGACTCCTGGGCTTTTCCACTCTCTCCTTGCTAGTGTTCAAGTTACTTCCTTGCTGGCCTTGGGTCCAAAGGAAACATGCAGTTTGCTATGCCTTCTG AATGATTTATTTCCAGAAGAAGGGGTCTGGCTTTGGAAAGATGGGATGCCCTTGCTGAGTGCCCTAAGAAAATTGTCTGTTGGGACACTTTTGGGTCCTGAGAAGGAGAGACAGGTCAACTGGTATCTGAATCCTGCACATCTTGAGAAGTTGCTTAGCCAATTGACACAGCATCTGGACAAAATAGCGCAGATTATCCAACATTATGCTATATCT GAACTGGTTGTCATTCAAGACATGCTTCGAGTTTTTATTATTCGCGTTGCTTGCCAAAAAAGTGAAAGTTGTTCTGTACTTCTACGGCCCATATTCTCATGGATTCGTGATCATGCTTATGAGTTGTCTTCTCCATCAGATATGGATGCTTATAAG GTTTATAGATATCTTGATTTCCTTGCCAGCTTATTGGAGCATCCTCGTGCCAAG GCACTATTGTTGAAGGAGGGTGCCATTCGAATGCTAACTAGAGTGCTCGATAGTTGTTTAGGTGCCACTGATACAGATGAAATACAGATCCTAGCTGGTAGAAGTTCAGCTAAATCTGGATTTTCTTTGCTTAGTTGGTGCCTCCCTGTATTCAAGTCCTTCTCACTGATGTTTATTTCTCAACCAAGTCTATGCAATGATTT GCACAAGTTCGCAAATGTGGGTACTGAAGAATCTATCATGATTTTAAAATATCTCCTCAGGTTTTGTCAG GTTCTTTCAGCCGGAAAGGAATTACTTGCATGCCTTACTGCTTTCAAAGAACTAGGTTCTTGTAATGAGGGTCAAAGTGCTTTAGCGGCTGCTTTTTATGGTCCTCACTATATTGTTGAGGATCATGAAGCATATAAAGGACATGAAAAGGATGGAAATTGCAATAGTGGTCTTCCTAATGAATCTGAATGGAGAAAGTGCCCTCCCTTGTTATGTTGCTGTAAAAACTTGTTAAGATCAGCTGATTCTAACAATGGTTTATCAAGTTATGCAATTGATGCTGTCAATGCACTGTGCATGGGATCTTTTTGGTTCTGCCTTGACGGGGAAAG ATTGAATCCAGACAGGGTCATTGCAGTGAAATTCCTTTTTGGCCTTCCTGATGATATAACCTCAACAAATGGTGTTGCAGAAGAAAACTTGAACTACATTCATGAACTAATCTGTGTGTTGAAGACAATAGCTGATGACCATATTGCCGATTCTGATATTCAGATCCCCTTGTATCAG GTTTTAGAATCCGCAAAGTCATTAATGCTGTTGTTGCAGAAGCCGAGTTCTTTGTTGAAGATGGATGATATCTTTTCTAATGATAGTGTTCCTGTACTACCAAATGTTTTAGTATCTTCAAAGATCCATCTAATCTCAGATGGTGGTGCTGAAATGACTGGTGATTATCTTTATCAAGGAGCACTTGGAGATCAGTTTCAGTGGGAGTGTCCTGAAACATTGCCAGATAGATTGTCACAATCAAATCTCTCTGGTAAGAGGAAAATGTCGTCACTTGATGGCCCAAATAGGCGTGCCAGGGGAGAAAATTCTGTGGCTGAGATTACAACTCAAAATGCATTTGTGCGAGGTTTGGGCTCTACTACTGCCTCCTCTGGTCCTACTCGCAGGGATACCTTTCGGCAGCGGAAACCAAATACTAGTAGGCCTCCTTCCATGCATGTTGACGACTATGTTGCAAGAGAAAGAAATGATGGTGTTTCTAATTCCAATGTAATAGCAGTCCAGCGAGTTGGATCGTCTGGTGGGAGACCTCCTTCAATTCACGTGGATGAATTTATGGCCAGGCAAAGGGAACGCCAGAATCCATTGTCAACGGTAGTTGGGGACGCAACGATACAGGTGAAGAGTGCAACACCTGTAAATGACTCAGCTATGGAGAAGTTCAACAAACCTAAACAATTGAAAGCAGATCCCGATGATGATCTTCAGGGAATTGACATAGTATTTGATGGTGAGGAGTCTGAACCTGATGACAAATTGCCCTTTCCTCAGCCAGATGATAATCTGCAGCAGCCTGCTCCTGTGGTTGTTGAGCAAAGCTCTCCACACTCGATTGTTGAAGAGACGGAGAGTGATATTCATTCGACACCATTAACATCTAATATGGATGAGAACACACAAAGTGAATTTTCTTCCAGGATGTCAGGTTCACGTCCTGAAATGCCTTTGACTCGAGAACCTAGTGTTTCTTCGGACAAGAAGTATTTTGAGCATTCTGATGAGTCGAAAAATCCTACACTAGTTAAGGCTTCTAGTGGGTTTGAATCTGCAGCAGCAGCAAATAGTCCTAGATTCACTGTGTTTGGCTATAACAATTCATCGGGATCATCTGCACAGTTGCCAGTTGATTCAAGAATGAATCCACAGAATTTCTTTCCAAAGAACAGTTCACAACATGTTGGTAATGTGCCTATAGCTACAGGTTCTCCAGGATTTTATGACCCGAGGTTTCTTCCAAATCAACCTCCTTTACCTCCAATGCCGCCTCCCTCAACAGTGGCAGCTTTGATAACTCAGACTTCTGATTCAGTTCCAAGTCAATCATCTCCATTTGTGAACTCTATGAATGAGGGACAGCAGCCCTCCACAGCGTACCAG ATTCGTTCAGATTATCCTTCTGCATTCAATAATGGTTCTACATCCAGAAGTTCCATCTCTTCTCCTAGTGGGGGTGCCAGGCCCCCTCCACCGCTCCCTCCTACACCACCTCCTTTTTCATCTAGTCCATATAATATGACACCCAACAGAACTTCTATTGCCCAGTCTACAGTATATAACCAGACAAGTGTTGGAACAACTGAACTTCCTCAGGGCTCTACTGCACCTTCTGGGGCGAGAGTAAATGCCTATTCACCACCTGCCCTAGTGCCTCATATGGTTTTCAGTAGGCCAGGTTCTAATTCTATGACTATCTATGGACACGTCCCAACTCAGCTGCAAGGTGACAACCCTAATATGGTGCAGAATCTCTCTGCCCCCCAGTCTTCGATGCAGTCTATTCATACTGGTGGTCAATTGCAGCCACTGCAGCCCCCACAGCTTCCGCGTCCTCCACAACCACCCCAACATCTTAGGCCACCTATACAAGCTTCACAACATTTGGAACAGGGCTCCTTGCAGAGCCCAGTTCCAATGCATTCACTGCAAATGCTGCAACAGCCAATGGTTTCACCTATGCAGGCCTATTATCAATCCCAGCAACAAGAGTTTGCTCATATACAGCAGCAAGTTGACCATTCTCAACCACAAGTTTTGCCTCAATTAGGGGATGCTACATCCCAACAGCAACAAGATCCAGGAATGTCATTACAGGAATATTTCAAGTCCCCAGAAGCTATTCAG TCTCTATTGGGTGACCGAGAAAAACTTTGTCAAGTTTTGGAGCAGCATCCAAAGTTAATGCAGATGCTTCAG GAGAAGTTGGGCGCTCAGCTATAG